A single region of the Pseudorhodoplanes sp. genome encodes:
- the lpxD gene encoding UDP-3-O-(3-hydroxymyristoyl)glucosamine N-acyltransferase: MTEPHFFKAKKGLTIGEIAALTGATLRNEGAADRVITNVAPLDRAGPRDLSFLEKGQYADAAAKTRAGACLVSARLAARVPEHVVALQVRDAFRAYVTVSRALFADALRPSSLFEAQGVSPSATIHPTARLEENVTIDPGVVIGPRAEIGAGSIIGANAAIGTDVRIGRDCNIGPQCSITHALIGDRVIIHSGCQIGQDGFGYSMAPTGHVKIPQVGRVIIQDDVEIGAGTMIDRGAIRDTVIGEGSKIDNLCQIAHNVVIGRHCIIVAHAAIGGTVTLEDYVALGGRVTIAPQTVIGEGAQIAAMSALHGIVPAGARWAGIPGRPAKQWMREVFILERLAKRADKDHWDNSEKADIDE, from the coding sequence ATGACCGAGCCGCACTTCTTCAAGGCAAAGAAAGGGCTGACGATCGGCGAGATCGCGGCCCTGACCGGCGCGACGCTCAGGAACGAGGGCGCGGCCGATCGCGTCATCACCAATGTGGCGCCGCTCGATCGCGCCGGTCCGCGCGACCTCTCCTTTCTGGAAAAAGGGCAGTATGCCGACGCGGCCGCCAAGACCCGGGCAGGGGCCTGCCTTGTCTCGGCGCGGCTCGCCGCGCGCGTTCCCGAGCATGTCGTCGCCTTGCAGGTGCGCGATGCGTTTCGTGCCTATGTGACGGTGTCGCGCGCGCTGTTTGCGGATGCGCTGCGTCCGTCATCTCTGTTCGAGGCACAGGGGGTCTCGCCCAGCGCCACCATCCACCCCACGGCGCGGCTGGAAGAGAATGTCACCATCGATCCGGGCGTCGTGATCGGGCCGCGGGCGGAGATCGGCGCCGGCAGCATCATCGGCGCCAATGCCGCCATCGGCACCGACGTCCGGATCGGACGCGACTGCAATATCGGACCCCAATGCTCGATCACACATGCCCTGATCGGCGACCGGGTCATCATTCATTCCGGATGCCAGATCGGCCAGGACGGCTTCGGCTATTCGATGGCGCCGACCGGGCATGTAAAGATACCGCAGGTGGGCCGCGTCATCATTCAGGACGATGTCGAGATCGGCGCCGGCACCATGATCGACCGGGGGGCCATTCGTGACACCGTGATCGGCGAGGGCAGCAAGATCGACAATCTCTGCCAGATCGCCCACAACGTCGTGATCGGCCGCCATTGCATCATCGTCGCCCACGCCGCGATCGGCGGCACCGTCACCCTCGAAGATTACGTGGCGCTGGGTGGACGGGTAACCATCGCGCCGCAGACCGTGATCGGCGAGGGGGCCCAGATCGCCGCCATGAGTGCACTGCACGGCATTGTGCCCGCAGGCGCCCGCTGGGCCGGCATTCCCGGGCGACCGGCCAAGCAATGGATGCGCGAAGTGTTTATACTTGAGCGCCTGGCCAAACGGGCCGACAAGGATCATTGGGACAATTCCGAAAAAGCCGATATCGACGAGTGA
- the fabZ gene encoding 3-hydroxyacyl-ACP dehydratase FabZ: protein MSDSPSQVEAADIARILKSLPHRYPFLMVDRVVQMRGAQSGIGIKNVTYNEPQFMGHFPENPVFPGVLMIEGMAQTAGVICISSGEVGGPSNTVFFLTIDKAKFRKQVGPGDTLEYHMANIARRKNMWWYRGEAKVGDNIVAEAEVGAMIVSK, encoded by the coding sequence ATGAGTGATAGCCCAAGCCAGGTTGAAGCCGCCGATATCGCCAGAATCCTGAAGTCGTTGCCGCATCGCTATCCGTTTCTGATGGTGGATCGGGTGGTGCAGATGCGCGGCGCGCAGTCCGGCATCGGCATCAAGAACGTGACCTATAACGAGCCGCAATTCATGGGGCATTTTCCGGAAAATCCGGTCTTCCCCGGCGTGCTGATGATCGAGGGCATGGCGCAGACGGCGGGCGTCATCTGCATTTCGTCGGGCGAGGTCGGCGGCCCGTCCAACACGGTGTTCTTTCTCACCATCGACAAGGCCAAGTTCCGCAAGCAGGTGGGCCCCGGCGACACCCTGGAATATCACATGGCCAACATCGCCCGGCGCAAGAACATGTGGTGGTACCGCGGAGAAGCTAAAGTCGGCGACAACATTGTCGCCGAAGCCGAAGTCGGCGCCATGATTGTCAGCAAGTGA
- the lpxA gene encoding acyl-ACP--UDP-N-acetylglucosamine O-acyltransferase has protein sequence MTMIDPTARVADGAVIAKDVFVGPYCVIGPDVSIAEGCRLTAHVHVTGHTSIGPRTRIAPFASLGTPPQSARYRGGPTRLVIGADCDIREHVTMNTGTEDDRGVTEVGDKCFLMVNTHVGHDCKVGNNVIMANNAVLGGHVLVEDFVFIGGNSAIHQFVRIGESVMISGVAGVAADIIPFGFAIGQRAVLDGLNVVGLRRRGVSRTDIHNLRQAYRALFHVRGVFKERVEAVSRAFGEDPLVAKVLQFIRDGGSRPLMKPDSAGLESEPATV, from the coding sequence ATGACGATGATCGATCCGACCGCCCGCGTCGCCGACGGCGCGGTCATCGCGAAAGATGTTTTCGTCGGCCCCTATTGCGTCATCGGCCCCGATGTGTCGATCGCCGAAGGCTGCCGGCTGACGGCACATGTGCATGTGACGGGGCATACGAGCATCGGCCCACGCACTAGGATCGCTCCCTTCGCGTCGCTCGGCACGCCGCCGCAATCGGCGCGCTACCGCGGCGGGCCGACGCGGCTCGTCATCGGCGCCGATTGCGACATCCGGGAACACGTGACGATGAATACGGGCACCGAAGACGATCGCGGCGTGACCGAAGTCGGCGACAAATGCTTCCTGATGGTCAACACGCATGTGGGGCATGATTGCAAGGTCGGCAACAACGTGATCATGGCCAACAATGCCGTGCTCGGCGGCCATGTGCTGGTCGAGGATTTCGTCTTCATCGGCGGCAATTCGGCGATCCATCAATTCGTGCGCATCGGCGAAAGTGTGATGATCTCCGGTGTGGCGGGCGTCGCCGCCGACATCATTCCCTTCGGATTCGCCATCGGACAGCGCGCCGTGCTGGACGGGCTGAATGTCGTCGGTCTGCGCCGGCGCGGTGTGTCCCGCACCGACATCCACAATCTGCGTCAGGCCTATCGCGCGCTCTTTCATGTGCGCGGCGTTTTCAAGGAGCGCGTGGAGGCAGTGTCGCGCGCCTTCGGAGAAGATCCGCTGGTGGCGAAAGTGCTTCAGTTCATTCGTGACGGCGGATCGCGTCCGTTGATGAAGCCGGACAGCGCCGGCCTCGAAAGCGAACCGGCCACCGTCTGA
- the lpxI gene encoding UDP-2,3-diacylglucosamine diphosphatase LpxI (LpxI, functionally equivalent to LpxH, replaces it in LPS biosynthesis in a minority of bacteria.) — protein MSAAAATETGTVAIICGGGTFPQTVAEAVMRQGRRAVLFPLRGFADADVVERFPHHWMKIGQVGWFLKTARSEGVRDVIMIGSLVRPAISQLALDWQTLLVLPRVIRAYYGGDDHLLSGVARIFEHHGFRLLGAHEVAPDILVPEGALGARKPDDTDNADIGRGLALLHAIGPFDVGQAVVIANNHVLALEAAEGTDRMLERVAELRRSGRIRKQKGGVLVKAPKPGQDRRFDLPSIGPRTIAGAAQAGLSGIAVIAGGTIVAEPQALIDAADKAGLFVVGMRDT, from the coding sequence ATGAGCGCGGCCGCCGCGACCGAGACCGGGACCGTCGCCATCATTTGCGGCGGCGGCACCTTTCCGCAGACGGTGGCGGAAGCGGTGATGCGGCAGGGGCGGCGGGCCGTGCTATTTCCCCTGCGCGGTTTTGCTGACGCCGACGTGGTCGAGCGCTTTCCGCATCACTGGATGAAGATCGGCCAGGTCGGCTGGTTTCTGAAGACGGCGCGCAGCGAGGGCGTGCGCGATGTGATCATGATCGGTTCGCTGGTGCGGCCGGCGATTTCGCAGCTTGCGCTGGACTGGCAGACCCTGCTGGTGCTGCCGCGTGTGATCCGCGCCTATTATGGCGGTGACGATCATCTGCTGTCCGGCGTGGCGCGGATTTTCGAGCATCATGGCTTTCGCCTTCTGGGCGCGCATGAAGTGGCGCCGGACATTCTGGTGCCGGAAGGCGCGCTGGGGGCGCGCAAGCCCGATGACACCGACAATGCCGATATCGGGCGCGGCTTGGCGCTGTTGCATGCGATCGGGCCGTTTGACGTTGGACAAGCGGTTGTTATTGCGAACAATCATGTGCTGGCGCTGGAAGCCGCAGAAGGCACCGATCGCATGCTGGAACGCGTCGCCGAACTCCGGCGCAGCGGGCGTATTCGCAAGCAGAAGGGCGGCGTGCTGGTGAAGGCGCCCAAGCCCGGCCAGGACCGCCGCTTCGATCTGCCCTCGATCGGGCCGCGCACTATCGCAGGCGCTGCGCAGGCAGGACTCTCGGGGATTGCGGTAATCGCGGGCGGCACCATCGTCGCCGAGCCGCAGGCGTTGATCGATGCCGCCGACAAGGCCGGCCTGTTCGTGGTCGGGATGCGGGACACATGA
- the lpxB gene encoding lipid-A-disaccharide synthase, giving the protein MKVFLVAGEESGDRLGAALMRSLKAKEPGIVFRGVGGFDMAAEGLPSLFRIDDLAIVGLATIPQRLPKILSRIRQTARAAVSEKPDVVVIIDAPDFTHRVARRIRKYAPQIPIVDYVSPSVWAWRPRRARVMRRYIDHVLALLPFEPEVHRKLGGPLCTYVGHPLVEQAGDLRPDAQETARRTADPPVLLVLPGSRRGEIKRLIEPFRRTVELIAKKVWPLDIVIPTTAHLADVVTRETAHWPIRPRIVVKREDRHAAFRTARAALAKSGTVTLELAVSGVPMVTAYKVSGLEAAIARRLIKVPSVILANLVLAENVVPEFIQQDCRPETLAAALQPLLSDTPERRRQTDAFARLDAILEIGTAAPAGKAADIVLDLARAPSQVGYRR; this is encoded by the coding sequence ATGAAGGTCTTTCTGGTCGCGGGCGAGGAATCCGGCGACCGCCTCGGCGCGGCGCTGATGCGCTCGCTGAAGGCGAAAGAGCCTGGCATCGTGTTCCGCGGAGTGGGGGGCTTCGACATGGCGGCGGAAGGCTTGCCGTCGCTGTTCCGCATTGACGATCTCGCCATTGTGGGCCTCGCCACCATTCCGCAGCGGCTGCCGAAAATCCTGAGCCGGATTCGCCAGACTGCGCGGGCGGCAGTGAGCGAAAAGCCGGACGTGGTGGTGATCATCGACGCGCCGGATTTCACCCACCGCGTGGCACGGCGCATCCGCAAATATGCGCCGCAGATCCCGATCGTGGACTACGTCTCGCCCTCGGTCTGGGCCTGGCGGCCGCGGCGGGCGCGCGTGATGCGGCGCTATATCGATCACGTGCTGGCCTTGCTGCCGTTCGAGCCGGAAGTGCACCGCAAGCTCGGCGGGCCGCTCTGCACCTATGTCGGTCATCCGCTGGTGGAGCAGGCAGGCGATCTGCGGCCGGATGCGCAGGAGACAGCGCGGCGCACCGCCGATCCGCCGGTGCTCCTGGTTCTGCCGGGCAGCCGGCGCGGGGAGATCAAGCGGCTGATCGAGCCGTTCCGCCGCACCGTGGAGCTGATTGCGAAAAAGGTCTGGCCGCTCGACATCGTCATTCCAACGACAGCGCATCTTGCTGACGTGGTCACCCGGGAAACTGCGCATTGGCCGATACGGCCCCGTATTGTAGTGAAGCGGGAGGACCGCCACGCCGCCTTCCGTACGGCACGGGCAGCCCTGGCCAAGTCCGGCACGGTAACGCTGGAGCTCGCGGTGTCCGGAGTGCCGATGGTGACCGCCTACAAGGTGTCCGGCCTCGAGGCGGCGATCGCGCGGCGCCTGATCAAGGTTCCTTCGGTGATCCTTGCCAATCTGGTGCTGGCGGAGAACGTGGTTCCTGAATTCATCCAGCAGGATTGCCGGCCAGAGACGCTCGCCGCCGCCCTGCAGCCGCTCTTATCTGATACGCCGGAACGGCGGCGCCAGACCGACGCCTTTGCCCGGCTCGATGCCATCCTTGAGATCGGCACGGCCGCGCCGGCCGGTAAGGCCGCTGACATCGTCCTCGATCTCGCCCGGGCACCGTCGCAGGTCGGTTACAGACGGTGA
- a CDS encoding beta-ketoacyl-ACP synthase III: protein MQNGHFPKRAAITGVYGYLPDYVLSNAELARMVDTSDAWITERTGIKERRILKGEGLGTSHMGAEAVRGLLERTGTKASEIDLLICATTTPDFVFPSTANLICDMVGVGPIGSFDVQAACSGFIYAVTIASQFIATGQCRKVVVVGADKMSAIIDYTDRATCVIFGDGAGAVLVEASENGEGIMDTLIRSDGSGMIHLHQKAGGSRLPPSAETVAKRLHYVHQEGAAVYKFAIAKMAEVSQEIMSRNNLRADMIDWLVPHQANKRIIESTAERMGLPMDRVMMVIQKYGNTTAATIPLCLWDYEDKLKAGDRLVLAAFGGGFTWGAAYLTWAYDGARANGNGKVR from the coding sequence ATGCAGAACGGCCATTTTCCAAAAAGAGCTGCAATTACAGGTGTTTACGGCTACCTTCCGGACTATGTCCTGAGCAATGCCGAACTCGCCCGCATGGTCGATACCTCTGACGCCTGGATCACCGAGCGCACCGGCATCAAGGAGCGCCGCATCCTGAAGGGCGAGGGGCTCGGCACCTCGCATATGGGGGCGGAGGCCGTGCGAGGGCTCTTGGAGCGGACCGGCACCAAGGCGAGCGAGATCGACCTTTTGATCTGCGCCACGACGACTCCCGATTTCGTTTTTCCTTCCACCGCCAATCTCATTTGCGACATGGTCGGTGTCGGTCCCATCGGCTCGTTTGACGTGCAGGCAGCGTGTTCGGGCTTTATCTACGCCGTCACCATCGCCTCGCAATTCATCGCCACCGGGCAATGCAGGAAGGTGGTGGTGGTCGGCGCCGACAAGATGTCCGCGATCATCGATTACACCGACCGCGCCACGTGCGTGATTTTCGGCGATGGCGCCGGCGCGGTGCTGGTTGAGGCGAGCGAGAACGGCGAAGGCATTATGGACACGCTGATCCGCTCCGACGGCTCCGGCATGATCCATCTGCACCAGAAGGCCGGCGGCAGCCGCCTGCCGCCAAGCGCCGAGACCGTCGCCAAGCGCCTGCACTACGTGCATCAAGAGGGCGCCGCGGTCTACAAATTCGCCATCGCCAAGATGGCGGAGGTGTCGCAGGAGATCATGTCGCGCAACAATCTGCGCGCCGACATGATCGACTGGCTGGTGCCGCATCAGGCCAACAAGCGCATAATTGAATCCACCGCCGAACGCATGGGCCTGCCGATGGATCGCGTGATGATGGTGATCCAGAAATACGGCAACACGACCGCCGCGACGATCCCGCTCTGCCTCTGGGACTACGAAGACAAACTGAAAGCCGGCGACCGTCTCGTGCTCGCCGCCTTTGGCGGCGGCTTCACCTGGGGCGCGGCGTATCTCACCTGGGCGTATGACGGGGCGCGTGCGAACGGAAACGGGAAGGTGCGATAG
- the msrQ gene encoding protein-methionine-sulfoxide reductase heme-binding subunit MsrQ — protein MAISAAIPAPLTRLAVGTDPVRRAIYIMGLTPAVWYFYLGVTDTLGADPQKTLERLLGLWALRFLIIGLAISPLRQLGGPNLIRWRRTIGLLAFYYACLHLSVYMLLDQGLAWSAIWADIIKRPFITVGMLAFTLLVPLAITSNNAMIRRLGGSAWNRLHRLVYVVAAAAVLHFVMLVKSWTPELALYVALIAGLLLFRLVMSFRKRRRTRAKLPV, from the coding sequence ATGGCGATATCCGCCGCAATCCCCGCGCCGCTCACCCGTCTGGCCGTCGGCACCGACCCGGTGCGTCGCGCCATCTACATAATGGGGCTGACTCCGGCAGTCTGGTATTTCTATCTCGGCGTCACCGACACGCTCGGCGCCGATCCGCAGAAGACGCTCGAGCGGCTGCTCGGTCTTTGGGCCTTGCGCTTTCTGATCATCGGGCTTGCCATCTCGCCGTTGCGCCAGCTCGGCGGGCCCAACCTGATCCGCTGGCGGCGCACCATCGGTCTGCTCGCCTTCTACTATGCTTGCTTGCATCTGAGCGTCTACATGCTGCTGGATCAGGGGCTCGCCTGGTCCGCGATCTGGGCCGACATCATCAAACGTCCGTTCATCACCGTCGGCATGCTGGCCTTTACCCTGCTGGTGCCGCTCGCCATCACCTCCAACAACGCGATGATCCGCCGGCTCGGCGGTTCGGCCTGGAACCGGCTGCACCGCCTAGTTTATGTCGTGGCGGCGGCTGCCGTCCTGCATTTTGTGATGCTGGTGAAATCGTGGACGCCGGAACTGGCACTTTATGTCGCGCTGATTGCGGGACTGCTGCTGTTCCGGCTGGTGATGTCGTTCCGCAAACGCCGACGGACACGAGCGAAGTTGCCTGTCTGA
- the msrP gene encoding protein-methionine-sulfoxide reductase catalytic subunit MsrP, producing the protein MGKRFTPDIAPSEITPRAIYLRRREFVAGAVSAGLVGTMMPWTSAVAAPLQFSKSPLSATEPLTPRKDVTAYNNFYEFGADKDDPARNAHTLTTKPWTVKIDGLVGKPADYDFDDLIRNAALEERIYRMRCVEGWSMVIPWIGIPLADIFKRVEPQGSAKYVAFETLVRPEEMPGQRGFFQPLPWPYVEGLRLDEAMHPLTILAVGLYGETLPNQNGAPIRLVVPWKYGFKSIKSIVRISFTEKQPPTSWNLQNPREYGFYSNVNPKVDHPRWSQATERRIGESGLFVKRRETLMFNGYGEQVASLYAGLDLKANY; encoded by the coding sequence ATGGGCAAGCGCTTCACCCCCGACATTGCGCCTTCCGAAATCACGCCGCGCGCCATCTATCTGCGGCGCCGCGAATTCGTGGCTGGTGCGGTTTCGGCCGGGCTGGTCGGCACGATGATGCCGTGGACGTCGGCAGTGGCCGCGCCGCTACAATTCTCCAAAAGCCCCCTGTCCGCCACGGAGCCGCTCACGCCGCGCAAGGACGTCACTGCCTACAACAATTTCTACGAGTTTGGTGCCGACAAGGATGATCCGGCGCGCAACGCGCATACGCTGACGACCAAGCCCTGGACGGTGAAAATCGACGGACTGGTCGGCAAGCCCGCCGACTATGATTTTGACGACCTGATCAGGAACGCCGCACTGGAAGAGCGCATCTATCGCATGCGTTGTGTCGAGGGCTGGTCGATGGTGATCCCCTGGATCGGCATTCCGCTCGCTGACATTTTCAAGCGTGTGGAGCCGCAAGGCAGCGCCAAATATGTCGCCTTTGAAACCCTGGTGCGCCCGGAGGAAATGCCAGGTCAGCGCGGATTCTTCCAACCGCTGCCCTGGCCCTATGTCGAAGGCCTGCGGCTGGACGAGGCCATGCATCCGCTCACCATTCTTGCGGTCGGTCTCTATGGCGAGACCCTACCCAATCAGAATGGCGCGCCTATTCGCCTCGTAGTGCCGTGGAAATACGGTTTCAAAAGCATCAAGTCGATTGTACGCATCAGCTTCACCGAGAAGCAGCCGCCTACGTCGTGGAATCTGCAGAACCCGCGCGAATATGGATTCTATTCGAACGTCAATCCGAAGGTCGATCATCCGCGCTGGAGTCAGGCGACCGAGCGCCGCATCGGCGAGAGCGGCCTGTTCGTGAAACGGCGCGAGACGCTGATGTTCAACGGCTATGGCGAACAGGTCGCCTCGCTCTATGCCGGCCTTGATCTGAAGGCCAATTACTGA
- the gltA gene encoding citrate synthase, protein MDAKTGANTKTGKLTIGEKSWDMPIYPGTIGPDVLDIAKLYGQAGMFTYDPGFTSTASCESKITYIDGDEGVLLYRGYPIEQLAEHGDFLETCYLLLFGELPTAAQKADFVKRVTNHTMVHEQMSRFLQGFRRDAHPMSVMVGSVGALSAFYHDSTDISDPHQRLVASIRMIAKMPTLAAMAYKYTIGQPFVYPTNSLEYSSNFLKMCFAVPCEEYKANPVLARAMDRIFILHADHEQNASTSTVRLAGSSGANPFACIAAGIACLWGPAHGGANEAALKMLEEIGSVDRIPEYIKRSKDKSDSFRLMGFGHRVYKNYDPRAKIMQKTCHEVLAEVGHRDDPLLEVAMELERIALSDEYFIEKKLYPNIDFYSGITLKAMGFPTSMFTVLFAVARTVGWIAQWKEMIEDPHQKIGRPRQLYTGATRRDYVPISTRKS, encoded by the coding sequence ATGGACGCGAAGACGGGCGCCAATACCAAGACCGGCAAGCTCACGATTGGTGAGAAAAGCTGGGATATGCCGATCTACCCGGGGACCATCGGTCCCGACGTGCTCGATATCGCAAAGCTTTACGGCCAGGCCGGGATGTTCACCTATGACCCCGGCTTCACCTCGACCGCGAGCTGCGAGTCCAAGATCACCTATATCGACGGCGACGAGGGCGTCCTCCTCTATCGCGGCTACCCGATCGAGCAGCTCGCCGAGCACGGCGACTTCCTGGAGACCTGCTATCTCCTGCTCTTTGGCGAATTGCCGACGGCCGCGCAGAAGGCGGATTTCGTCAAGCGCGTGACGAACCATACCATGGTGCACGAGCAGATGAGCCGCTTCCTCCAGGGCTTCCGCCGCGATGCGCATCCGATGTCGGTGATGGTCGGCTCGGTCGGCGCACTGTCGGCCTTCTATCATGACTCGACCGACATCTCCGATCCGCATCAGCGCCTGGTCGCCTCGATCCGCATGATCGCGAAAATGCCGACGCTGGCGGCGATGGCCTACAAGTACACTATCGGCCAGCCGTTCGTGTATCCGACCAATTCGCTCGAATACTCGTCGAACTTCCTGAAGATGTGCTTCGCTGTGCCGTGCGAGGAGTACAAGGCCAATCCGGTTCTCGCGCGCGCGATGGATCGCATCTTCATCCTGCACGCCGACCACGAGCAGAACGCCTCGACCTCGACCGTGCGGCTGGCCGGCTCCTCCGGCGCCAATCCCTTCGCCTGCATCGCGGCTGGCATTGCCTGCCTCTGGGGCCCCGCGCATGGCGGCGCCAATGAAGCCGCTCTGAAGATGCTGGAGGAGATCGGCAGCGTCGACCGGATCCCCGAATACATCAAGCGTTCGAAGGACAAGAGCGATAGCTTCCGCCTGATGGGCTTCGGCCACCGCGTTTACAAAAACTATGATCCGCGCGCCAAGATCATGCAGAAGACCTGCCACGAAGTGCTGGCCGAGGTCGGCCACAGGGATGATCCCCTGCTCGAAGTGGCGATGGAGCTCGAGCGCATCGCGCTGTCGGACGAGTATTTCATCGAGAAGAAGCTTTATCCAAATATCGATTTCTATTCGGGCATCACGCTGAAAGCGATGGGCTTCCCGACCTCGATGTTCACCGTGCTGTTCGCGGTCGCCCGCACCGTCGGCTGGATCGCGCAGTGGAAGGAAATGATCGAGGACCCGCACCAGAAGATTGGCCGCCCGCGCCAGCTGTATACCGGCGCCACCCGGCGCGACTACGTGCCGATTTCGACGCGAAAATCGTGA
- the gltX gene encoding glutamate--tRNA ligase encodes MTETVVTRFAPSPTGFLHIGGARTALFNWLYARGRGGKMLLRIEDTDRERSTQAAIDAILDGLSWLGITWDDDVIYQFSRAARHREVVEELLARGQAYRCFATPQELEEMREKARSEGKTRLYNGLWRDRDPREAPPGAKPAIRLKAPLTGETVVEDQVQGRVVWQNENLDDLVLLRSDGTPTYMLAVVVDDHDMGVTHIIRGDDHLTNGARQKQIYEALGWDVPVMAHIPLIHGPDGSKLSKRHGALGVDAYRAMGYLPAALRNYLVRLGWSHGDQEIFSTEEMVAAFDLPQIGRSPARFDFAKLENLNGHYMRASADTDLLAALEQALPHIAGGADLAAKMTPALRARLLKAMPGLKERAKTLIELFEGTRFIWAERPLQIDDKAQALLTPDARKLLAQLVEKLSANTTWSAASTELDVRAVADAAGVKLGSVAQPLRAALTGRTTSPGIFEVLEVLGKDETLARLRDQAA; translated from the coding sequence ATGACTGAAACCGTCGTTACCCGTTTCGCGCCGTCCCCGACCGGGTTTCTTCACATCGGCGGCGCACGTACGGCTTTGTTCAACTGGCTCTACGCCCGCGGACGCGGCGGCAAGATGCTGCTGCGGATCGAGGATACCGACCGCGAGCGATCCACCCAGGCGGCGATCGACGCCATTCTCGACGGCCTGTCCTGGCTCGGCATTACCTGGGATGACGACGTCATTTATCAATTCTCCCGCGCGGCACGGCATCGCGAGGTGGTCGAGGAATTGCTGGCGCGCGGGCAGGCCTATCGCTGTTTTGCCACGCCGCAGGAACTCGAGGAGATGCGCGAGAAGGCGCGGAGCGAAGGTAAGACCCGCCTTTACAACGGCCTCTGGCGCGACCGCGATCCGCGCGAGGCGCCGCCTGGCGCGAAACCGGCGATCCGGCTCAAGGCGCCATTGACCGGCGAGACCGTAGTCGAGGATCAGGTCCAGGGCCGCGTGGTCTGGCAGAACGAAAATCTCGACGATCTGGTGCTGCTGCGTTCCGATGGGACCCCGACCTACATGCTCGCGGTCGTGGTCGACGATCACGACATGGGCGTGACGCATATCATCCGCGGCGACGACCACCTGACCAACGGCGCGCGCCAGAAACAGATCTACGAGGCGCTGGGTTGGGATGTGCCGGTCATGGCACATATCCCGCTCATCCACGGGCCGGATGGCTCGAAGCTCTCCAAGCGGCATGGCGCGCTCGGCGTCGATGCCTATCGGGCGATGGGTTACTTGCCGGCGGCCTTGCGCAATTATCTGGTGCGACTCGGCTGGAGCCACGGCGACCAGGAAATTTTTTCAACCGAGGAAATGGTGGCTGCGTTCGACCTGCCGCAGATCGGTCGCTCCCCGGCGCGATTTGACTTCGCGAAACTGGAAAATCTCAACGGCCATTATATGCGTGCGAGCGCCGATACGGATTTGCTGGCGGCGCTGGAGCAGGCCCTGCCCCATATCGCCGGCGGCGCAGATCTGGCCGCGAAGATGACGCCGGCCTTGCGGGCCAGGCTTCTGAAGGCCATGCCGGGGCTGAAGGAGCGTGCCAAGACGCTGATCGAGTTGTTCGAGGGTACGCGCTTCATCTGGGCCGAGCGCCCGTTGCAGATCGACGACAAGGCGCAGGCCCTGCTCACGCCCGATGCCCGCAAATTACTTGCGCAGCTTGTGGAGAAGCTGTCAGCCAACACGACGTGGAGCGCGGCTTCGACCGAGCTCGATGTGCGGGCGGTGGCGGACGCCGCGGGTGTGAAGCTCGGCTCGGTCGCCCAGCCATTGCGCGCCGCGCTGACCGGCCGGACCACCTCGCCGGGCATTTTTGAGGTGCTCGAGGTTCTCGGGAAGGACGAGACCCTGGCGCGTCTGAGGGATCAGGCGGCCTGA